A segment of the Populus alba chromosome 9, ASM523922v2, whole genome shotgun sequence genome:
gttcaaaataaatgttcaattaattaattcaataaaaaatgggaGTTAGCACTCAATTTTGCACTTCCCATAATACAAAAGATTTATGAAAAGTTTAATCGGCATCAATTTCTCAAGAAACTTAGAAAGGAGTTTGAGCCTCTTCATGCCATATTGATGAACAAACAACCACCATTTAGACATACATCTCCATCATTTATTGAGGGAAGAACAATGACTCTGGTCATCAAGCACAACGGTTGTGCAACAACAGAACATTAGGCCATCTAAGGTGGCCTTTAAAACACATGACAAATACAAGTATCATGAAATGGGCAAGATTCAATGTTTCTCATTAAATAACTatgtaaaagaacaaaaaaattggCATTATTATAAGGAGTCTAGAGATGTTATCGGGCATTGTATACATTGGCCACAAAGTCATAAAATTCGAGCATACAATGTGGATTATTCAGCACTAGGGTCATTTGTTTCTTCAACCGTTTCTTCTAATGCCAAGAGTTTTGTCCCTATCACTCATGTTATCTAGACTCTCTATTTTGAATCATATGACTTGGTCCCCACATAATCTTACCATAATTTCCCCAACTGTGATCCTAATCAAATTCATATTGCAATAGAACCTATTTCTAATTTTGGAATTGTGACTGTTCATATTGACTCCTTTTAAATTCTTATAGTGTTTTTCTTATCCCAAAGTTAACTCAGTTGTTCAGGATTTGGGCACAAAGACGGTAATCATACTTGGGATCTTGTGTCATGTCCTTTTGAAGTTAAACCAATTAGGTGCAAGTGAGTGTATAGTGTTACACCTAATGGTTCTTTGGACATGTATAAAGCTTGTTTAATGGCTCTAGGAAATCATCAAGAATATGGAGTAAACTATGACGAGACATTTGCTCCAGTTACCAAATCGACTACCGTGCATACAATCTTAGATATTGATGCTTCTCATCATTGAAGCTTAACCCAAATGGATGTTTAGAATGTTTTTCTCCATGGTGATCTAGATGAAGTTATTTTTATGACTCCACCTCTATGATATCCTTTAGCTAGCTTCGAACATGTTTGTCAAGTAGGGAAATCTTtctatggtctcaaacaagctccACGTGTATAGTTTGCCAAATTTAAAAGTACACTCTGTGCAACAAACTTTAAACAAAGCGCTTATGATCCATTTATGTTTTCTCGTCAAACCGCTCAAGGTATAACCATTCTTTTGATCTATGTGGATGAAATTTTGATTACAAGTGATGATGTCTCTAAAACTCACTATTTGAAGACAACCTTACAATAGCCTTTCCACACCAAGGATCTTGGTCCATTGACAAATTTTCTAGGGCTTGAGATCTCTCCCTTAATATGGTATTTTTGTCAATCAACATAAATATGCTTAAGATAGTGTTGATCTTGCCCAAGTTCAAGGTCCTAGCACATATAATACTCCTACAGAGCTCAATGTTAAACTCCATTCTAATGATGGGGATGTTCTTGATGACCCAACTCATTTTCAAAGAATCGATGGGAGACTCAACTACTTGACGATTACTCAACATGATATAGCACATGCAATTTGGTTAGTTTATGACCAAATCATCTTCAGTTGTTTAGCATATTTTGGGGTCAATTCTAAGAGGAGTTTTCTTTCCTTATTAAGTGATCTTAAAATGACTACTTATGCTAATGAAGATTGGGGTGGTTGCCCTAGCTCTTGTCGTTCTGCTACTAGATGATGTTTATTTTTGGGCAAAGCctaatttcttgaaaatctaAAAGACAAGATTTAGTCTCAAAATCTTCAACTAGAGTTGAATATCAAGCTATGTCCCATCCATGTTTGAATATTACATGGCTTCTAGGTCTACTTACTGAACTTGGATTTTCTTCACTCGATCCAACTTCTCTTCGTGCCGACAATACTAGTGCTATCCAGTTTATTATGAATGCACAAAGCATATTGAGATTGACCGTCATTAGATCCAAGAAGTTTTTGAACAAAAACTGATTATTCTTTCACATGTTTCTTCTCATAACCAAATTGCCAATATTTTCACCATAGGATGACTAAAGAACATCAATACTTAATTGgcatgttgttgttgtttgatcTGTCAACATCAATTTGAGGGGGAGTGTCAACACATTTGATGAGATTTATGCTATAAATTAAGGATTGTGATTTGATGAGATTTGTGCTGTAAATTAGAGATTGTGATGGGCTGTAACTTAGGGATTGTGATTTATAACAGGCATGCAATCCTTGATATAATTAGCTAGCATAAACTAAGGAATTGGTTAGTGAATTAAGGGATTTGATTTACTCTTGTATAACTATAAATAAGGACCTATGTACACGTCAAACAACTAGGCAGAAAGAAAAtccattcttttctttcaaattatcaAGCATCTAGATGGGCTAAAATAATGGTGATTTCATCAGTATTTGGATTGGCTCaatgtttttacaaaaataatgtaTGGGCTTAGAAGTTTAGAATTGATTTATCCAAGTCAATCACTAAAACCTAAAAGTTTCAATACATCCTAATCCAATCAAGAGTTAGGACTGCTAATGCGCCCATACATACTAAAGTAAGTTGGACAACCTCCATCTAGTCTTTGACTAATGGTAAGATTTGTTAGCCATTAAATACATTTTACCTTGAGTcttaaaacctaatttaaaaTCTTGTTATGGTATAAGCACTCTTTGATTTAAGCTTCACTTCCAATTAGTTCTCATACCATTGGTTTTTTATAGCTATCGCAATTCAATCAACTAGAGGTACGGAACCCTTGAGGTAAAATGCTTATTACTTTTCATTGCTATGAAcaaaatagttttataaaattttcactttaattaatttgttgataaTAAGCTCATCTTTCATTGATATCATCATCTACAATGCTTTATGTTATTGATATCCAATCAATTGAGCACTCAATCTcttcatcaaaatttattttatggtcTACATGTTTATACTTGTTAAATATCCAAAAGTTGAAAGCATTTAGGGCCAGTCATCCTAACAGTAAGAAGAGTAATGAGAAGGGCAAGTTAGGGCATACCGGTTGCTCCACGTGATCATTAAAGAAGCTAATAGTTGAGTCCTTGGCTTCACAAATCCAGTTGTCAATATCAGGGCTTCCCATCAAACGACTATGTTGAAGGAGCCACAAGGAACAAAATGACAAGCCAACTACACCACATGTGTGGCGGATCCAGTGCTGGGATAATTTACTAGGCTTTTGGTGTTTGGAAACCTTAGAAAGGAGAAGGAACAAATATATCTCAAAAACGTTGACCAACCATTAGGCAATAATTAtctctaaaaaacaataaagatataCAAGAGTAAGTAAGAAGAAGCAATCAACCAATAAAGATaatcaatcaattataaaatgtaGCCTTTAGGAAGCACTGTTACCATAACAGATATATAGGAGTCCAATTTGTCAAGATTTTTATAAACCACATTGATGGCATCACTGATTTCACAATCTGTCCACTGAGACCCTTCTTGACTAACTTTTGGTGATTTCTCAAATACAAGTGGAAATGAATAGCTTCCTTCAACAGAAGAATCAGTCTGCACATCATTGAAGTGAAAAGTAAATAATAGcaacttttattaaaatgagaaaaaaacaagaatcagtCTGCACATCATTGAAGTGAAAAGTAGATAATAGCAACTTTTATTACAATGAACAATGAGAAAAAACCACTAAAAAGTCATAAGCAAATTGTCATTGCCACAAGGATGGTGAAAAACTGCAATCATCATATGTTAGTTTCTCTACCTGACGTATTGCATGTAAATGGCCAATTGATGCCtccaaatttgaaaataaacgATTAATAACTGCTAGTAATGGCGGAAATGACTTTTCTGGATCTTCCACTAACTGCTCTCCATGTCTATCAACTTCCATGTAAACCTACAAGTGAAGTGAAGTGAAGTGAAGCGAAGCAATTGATTGGTAATTAGTCCTTACAATGTATTTTTTGCTCATTGATGTACCCATTAACATCCACAAagaacaaacataaaaatttgacaccgagaatttttttttttacacttcaAGCCCATGTCTCAAAGAAAGTTTACTCATTTCCGAGTTTTCTAATTATCAATGAAGAGCAAGTTCATAtataatgtttcaaaataatatgaatcatACATTAAGACCTCAACTAAACAACTTAAACTTTTGGGATGAGATAGTTCAAGGTTTTAACGACCAATgatcatgagttcgaatcttgCTATCTACATTGAGATAATTATTTGACATTCAGGTCAGATAATTAGTAAGAATTATCTATGAAATacgaaaccaaaaccaaaagaaGCATCACACGAACCTCAGCCAAGAATGTGGAAATGGCACATCTTAAGTTGCTTAAGACAACTATCCTCTCAGAAAGATAAGCAGAAGCAAATTGACTTAGATGCTGCATAGACCAACCGTCAATAATGCTTTGACGCAACACCTGAGCTGTTCCACCAAGGAAAGCATGTGGCCCTCTCTCGAAAATCATAAAGTACAATTTCCGAGCATTAGATGCCTGCAGTTACAAGCAATTCAAAGCAAAACGATCACAACAGAGAGAACTTACCAGACACAACGGTTAACAACAAACACACTGGGTGTAGTATCAGTACCTCTATTAAAGGTTGCCAAAATTGCAAATTATCTTGAATGTTGtgcaaatgtataaaaatatgcCCCATAATATCCTCCAAAACATCATACACCCTCGAAGACTCTATCCTAACCCTGCACGTTTAGAAAACACGACATCATCTCTAATAAATTCTAGATTTAAGAAAATACatataacaaatttaaataattatacttatttatccatcattatttacaaaaacaagaatatttcgttttttttataataaatttgtgCACTAATTTCTAATCAGCGTTCAATTACCAGTAGCGATTTTATCATAAGAAAACTGAAATAATGcctaaatatcaacaaaaaaaaactagcaattaattaacaattaaacaGGAAAATCAAAATGTGAAGAGAGTGAGAGAAAGAGTAAATACACAGAAGAATCGAGAGTGTTAGaagggagggggagggggagggggaggcaAGCCTTGCGTCGTCTACGAGGAAAAAAGACGCGTCGTCCGGTTTGAACGCAGAGATTGGAGATTCTGGAGAGAAAATCGGAGGAATCATGGAAAGAGAGGGGAAAGAGAGCTGCAAGT
Coding sequences within it:
- the LOC118053847 gene encoding protein DGS1, mitochondrial translates to MDLEEHRRKSEEEDETEANKQKGFILSVYSHYLRNRLAALFPLSFHDSSDFLSRISNLCVQTGRRVFFPRRRRKACLPLPLPLPSNTLDSSVVRIESSRVYDVLEDIMGHIFIHLHNIQDNLQFWQPLIEASNARKLYFMIFERGPHAFLGGTAQVLRQSIIDGWSMQHLSQFASAYLSERIVVLSNLRCAISTFLAEVYMEVDRHGEQLVEDPEKSFPPLLAVINRLFSNLEASIGHLHAIRQTDSSVEGSYSFPLVFEKSPKVSQEGSQWTDCEISDAINVVYKNLDKLDSYISVMVSKHQKPSKLSQHWIRHTCGVVGLSFCSLWLLQHSRLMGSPDIDNWICEAKDSTISFFNDHVEQPLLSIRDELFDTFRKRHKGVMEVEEVQLTASSLHRMLLAFSEQTKGQKFPEHASDQEMLEIVMDRYEQELTHPIQNLLKGELAHALLIQVQKLKLDIETAMLELDQILKANEINFAILAALPAFFLSLLLLMLLRAWFKRDTRAEGRGRIARRQRRLLLVEVEKGIAQYQTYVNQGLEKESQCMFGLVLHCLDRLFHAVEGHAKATGEWQWLRQDIIDLGKPRLQTDYKLMVLSRMERVYECLLPSLRRQ